The following proteins come from a genomic window of Castor canadensis chromosome 17, mCasCan1.hap1v2, whole genome shotgun sequence:
- the Mapk3 gene encoding mitogen-activated protein kinase 3, with the protein MAAVAAAAQGGGGGETRGADGVGPGVSGEVEIVKGQPFDVGPRYTQLQYIGEGAYGMVSSAYDHVRKTRVAIKKISPFEHQTYCQRTLREIQILLRFRHENVIGIRDILRAPTLEAMRDIYIVQDLMETDLYKLLKSQQLSNDHICYFLYQILRGLKYIHSANVLHRDLKPSNLLINTTCDLKICDFGLARIADPEHDHTGFLTEYVATRWYRAPEIMLNSKGYTKSIDIWSVGCILAEMLSNRPIFPGKHYLDQLNHILGILGSPSQEDLNCIINMKARNYLQSLPSKTKVAWAKLFPKSDSKALDLLDRMLTFNPNKRITVEEALAHPYLEQYYDPTDEPVAEEPFTFDMELDDLPKERLKELIFQETARFQPGASEAP; encoded by the exons atggcggcggtggcggcggcggctcaggggggcgggggcggggagaCCCGGGGAGCTGATGGGGTCGGCCCGGGGGTCTCAGGGGAAGTGGAGATAGTGAAGGGGCAGCCGTTCGACGTGGGCCCGCGCTACACGCAACTGCAGTACATCGGCGAGGGCGCGTACGGCATGGTCAG CTCGGCTTATGACCACGTGCGCAAGACTCGTGTGGCCATCAAGAAGATCAGCCCCTTTGAGCATCAGACCTACTGCCAGCGCACTCTCCGTGAGATTCAGATCTTGCTGCGCTTCCGCCATGAGAATGTCATAGGCATTCGAGACATTCTCCGTGCACCCACCCTGGAAGCCATGAGAGATAT CTATAttgtgcaggacctgatggagacAGACCTGTACAAGTTGCTCAAAAGCCAGCAGCTGAGCAATGACCACATCTGCTACTTCCTCTACCAGATCCTGCGGGGCCTCAAGTATATCCATTCAGCCAATGTGCTGCACCGGGACCTGAAACCCTCCAACCTGCTCATCAATACCACCTGTGACCTTAAG ATCTGTGACTTTGGCCTGGCCCGGATCGCGGACCCTGAGCATGACCACACTGGCTTCCTGACAGAGTATGTGGCCACGCGCTGGTACCGGGCCCCGGAGATCATGCTTAACTCCAAG GGCTATACCAAGTCCATCGACATCTGGTCTGTGGGCTGCATTCTGGCTGAGATGCTCTCCAACCGGCCCATCTTCCCTGGCAAGCACTACCTGGACCAGCTCAACCACATTTTGG GTATCCTGGGCTCCCCATCCCAGGAGGATCTGAATTGTATCATCAACATGAAAGCCCGAAATTACCTGCAGTCTTTGCCCTCCAAGACCAAGGTGGCCTGGGCCAAGCTTTTTCCCAAGTCAGACTCCAAAG CTCTTGACCTGCTGGATCGGATGTTAACCTTCAACCCCAACAAGCGGATCACCGTGGAGGAAGCACTGGCCCACCCCTATCTGGAGCAGTACTATGACCCGACGGATGAG CCAGTGGCTGAGGAGCCCTTCACTTTCGACATGGAGCTGGATGACCTACCCAAGGAACGGCTGAAAGAGCTCATCTTCCAGGAGACTGCCCGCTTCCAGCCAGGGGCCTCAGAGGCCCCCTAA